A genomic segment from Actinoplanes sichuanensis encodes:
- a CDS encoding response regulator — protein MPQLFLLANLVIMVAYAAIMVSIVVPVHRAGQLGSNKLATATALIFFSCAVGHGFHSVMAFQALVVLRETHVHGAGPGWSTASAVWDACTAAVGVYYWTLRRGYGVLLQKGAIYVDPWGQMRLDEADARERAARDLAEAHQATLATVVEDSADAIIGLTPDGTINAWNGGAERIFGWTAAEALAQPASLLAGPDGAGQQADMLARMRAGEGSFSYEGRRLRKDGRPVEAAFTVTPITDPTGAVIGVSVIARDVSAEKEAAERQRAVQERSDQAKRMESLGNLAGGVAHDFNNILAIIANYTDFVIDETRELPHVQADLAHVRTAVDRATSLTRQLLTFTRGDTIQLRDVDLNGAIAEVHAVLERTIGEHITLIAVPAPEPVCVHADPGQVHQILLNLAINARDAMPDGGTVVLEANVAALDGEELNMQPPLPAGTYARLLVSDTGEGMAPETAARIFEPFFTTKPRGRGTGLGLATVYGIVAEAGGSINVYSELGVGTTFRIYLPISAEAGATPASTHVGSPPLGDGRTVLVVEDEVALARIITRILSNAGYRVRTATNGAEGLRVFQENGCDLLLTDVIMPEMTGPKLAELVRREHPDMPVLFMSGYSNGLLGTTHVLDDGIAFIEKPFTSGDLLHKVFATMSHDICHG, from the coding sequence GTGCCGCAACTGTTCCTGCTGGCCAACCTCGTCATCATGGTCGCCTACGCGGCGATCATGGTGTCGATCGTGGTACCCGTGCACCGGGCCGGGCAACTGGGATCGAACAAGCTCGCCACCGCGACCGCGTTGATCTTCTTCAGTTGCGCCGTCGGGCACGGGTTCCACTCGGTGATGGCGTTCCAGGCGCTGGTGGTGCTGCGGGAGACGCATGTGCACGGGGCCGGGCCGGGCTGGTCGACGGCGTCGGCGGTCTGGGACGCGTGCACCGCGGCGGTGGGTGTCTACTACTGGACGCTGCGGCGCGGGTACGGCGTACTGCTCCAGAAGGGTGCGATCTACGTCGACCCGTGGGGGCAGATGCGGCTGGACGAGGCGGACGCGCGGGAGCGGGCGGCCCGGGATCTGGCCGAGGCGCACCAGGCGACGCTGGCGACGGTCGTCGAGGACAGCGCCGACGCGATCATCGGGCTCACCCCGGACGGCACGATCAACGCGTGGAACGGTGGTGCCGAACGGATCTTCGGCTGGACCGCGGCCGAGGCGCTGGCGCAGCCGGCCTCACTCCTGGCCGGGCCGGACGGCGCCGGGCAGCAGGCGGACATGCTGGCCCGGATGCGAGCCGGGGAGGGCAGCTTCTCGTATGAGGGTCGCCGCCTCCGCAAGGACGGCCGCCCGGTCGAGGCCGCGTTCACCGTCACCCCGATCACCGACCCGACCGGCGCGGTGATCGGGGTGTCGGTGATCGCCCGGGACGTGTCCGCCGAGAAGGAGGCCGCGGAACGCCAACGTGCCGTGCAGGAGCGCAGTGACCAGGCGAAACGCATGGAGAGCCTGGGTAATCTGGCGGGCGGGGTGGCGCACGACTTCAACAACATCCTGGCGATCATCGCGAACTACACCGACTTCGTGATCGACGAGACCCGGGAGTTGCCGCACGTGCAGGCCGATCTGGCGCATGTGCGGACCGCGGTGGACCGGGCGACGAGCCTGACCCGGCAGCTGCTCACGTTCACCCGCGGTGACACCATCCAGTTGCGCGACGTCGACCTGAACGGGGCGATCGCCGAGGTGCACGCCGTCCTGGAACGCACCATCGGCGAGCACATCACGCTGATCGCGGTGCCCGCGCCGGAGCCGGTGTGCGTGCACGCCGACCCCGGTCAGGTGCACCAGATCCTGCTGAACCTGGCGATCAACGCGCGGGACGCGATGCCCGACGGCGGAACCGTGGTGCTGGAGGCGAACGTGGCCGCCCTGGACGGCGAGGAGCTGAACATGCAGCCGCCGCTACCGGCCGGGACGTACGCGCGGCTGCTGGTCAGCGACACCGGCGAGGGCATGGCGCCGGAGACCGCGGCGCGGATCTTCGAGCCGTTCTTCACCACCAAACCGCGCGGCCGCGGGACCGGTCTGGGCCTGGCCACCGTGTACGGGATCGTCGCCGAGGCGGGCGGCAGCATCAACGTCTACTCGGAACTCGGGGTGGGCACCACGTTCCGGATCTATCTGCCGATCTCGGCGGAGGCCGGGGCGACCCCGGCGTCGACCCACGTCGGCAGCCCGCCGCTCGGCGACGGGCGGACCGTGCTCGTGGTCGAGGACGAGGTGGCGCTGGCCCGGATCATCACCCGGATCCTGTCGAACGCCGGGTATCGGGTGCGGACGGCGACAAACGGCGCCGAGGGGCTGCGGGTGTTCCAGGAGAACGGCTGCGACCTGCTGCTGACCGACGTGATCATGCCCGAGATGACCGGGCCGAAACTGGCCGAGCTGGTCCGCCGGGAGCACCCGGACATGCCGGTGCTGTTCATGTCCGGCTACAGCAACGGGCTGCTCGGCACCACGCACGTGCTCGACGACGGGATCGCCTTCATCGAGAAGCCGTTCACCAGTGGCGATCTGCTGCACAAGGTGTTCGCCACGATGTCACATGACATCTGTCATGGCTGA
- a CDS encoding ABC transporter ATP-binding protein, producing MSTQTIEVDGLRQRYGDFEAVRGIDFSVGGGQLFALLGTNGAGKTTTMEVLEGFRPAASGTVRLLDADPYRNRKALRPRVGIMLQESGLIGDLTVAETVSLWRDLHVNPLSRDEALKRVDLADKAGTAVRQLSGGQKRRLDLALAIVGRPEVLFLDEPTTGMDPEARIATWKLIQELVAGGTTVLLTTHYLEEAERLADRIAIMHRGEIRIAGTVPEVVAGHGDRIAFRVPAHTPIDTLPRLDGLPPEIAVTDGHPAARWTVIQGDPDGRAHRAVATLVAWAAAQNVTLDRLSVRPASLEDVFLSIVENQ from the coding sequence ATGAGCACACAGACGATCGAAGTGGACGGCCTCCGCCAGCGGTACGGGGATTTCGAGGCAGTACGGGGCATCGACTTCAGCGTCGGCGGTGGGCAACTGTTCGCCCTGCTCGGCACGAACGGGGCCGGTAAGACCACCACCATGGAGGTGCTCGAAGGGTTCCGGCCGGCCGCGTCGGGGACCGTGCGCCTGCTGGACGCGGACCCGTACCGGAACCGGAAGGCGCTGCGGCCCCGGGTCGGGATCATGCTCCAGGAGAGCGGGCTGATCGGCGACCTCACGGTGGCCGAGACCGTCTCGCTCTGGCGTGACCTGCACGTGAACCCGCTGTCCCGGGACGAGGCCCTGAAACGGGTCGACCTGGCCGACAAGGCCGGCACCGCGGTACGGCAACTGTCCGGCGGTCAGAAGCGCCGCCTCGACCTGGCGCTCGCCATCGTCGGCCGGCCCGAGGTGCTGTTCCTCGACGAGCCGACCACCGGCATGGACCCGGAGGCCCGGATCGCCACCTGGAAACTGATCCAGGAGCTGGTCGCCGGCGGCACCACCGTGCTGCTCACCACCCACTACCTGGAAGAGGCCGAACGGCTCGCCGACCGGATCGCGATCATGCACCGGGGCGAGATCCGGATCGCCGGAACGGTCCCCGAGGTGGTCGCCGGGCACGGGGACCGGATCGCCTTCCGGGTCCCGGCGCACACCCCGATCGACACCCTGCCCCGGCTCGACGGCCTGCCCCCGGAGATCGCCGTGACCGACGGCCACCCGGCCGCACGCTGGACGGTCATCCAGGGTGACCCGGACGGCCGGGCCCACCGCGCGGTGGCGACGCTGGTGGCCTGGGCCGCCGCGCAGAACGTCACGCTGGACCGGCTGTCGGTCCGCCCCGCCTCCCTCGAAGACGTGTTTCTGAGCATCGTGGAGAACCAGTGA
- a CDS encoding ABC transporter permease, whose product MKTDLAHIYRLARLDLTMIFRNRSALTNAVLMPLGVVAFLVFSAGQSDRDAVEFLLTGQIAGLLMFAPLVNLAGFYTSRREELVLKRLLGGPASATAILGGSAAGATAVYLLQALAVGVALVVMGFGLPGNPLLVLIAALGGAAVFALLSMAISGLSSSGELAQLATVPVMLVCLILSPVIVPADVFPDRLQQVADFLPLTAVADLVRAGYGASFEWASLGLLAAWVAVAAVLARRFFRWDPRRG is encoded by the coding sequence GTGAAGACCGACCTCGCGCACATCTACCGGCTGGCCCGGCTCGACCTGACGATGATCTTCCGGAACCGGTCGGCTCTCACCAACGCGGTCCTCATGCCACTCGGTGTGGTCGCGTTCCTGGTGTTCAGCGCCGGGCAGAGCGACCGCGACGCCGTCGAGTTCCTCCTGACCGGACAGATCGCCGGACTGCTGATGTTCGCCCCGCTGGTGAACCTGGCCGGTTTCTACACCAGCCGCCGTGAGGAGCTCGTGCTGAAACGGCTGCTCGGCGGACCGGCCTCGGCGACCGCGATCCTCGGTGGCAGCGCGGCCGGCGCCACCGCGGTCTACCTGCTGCAGGCCCTCGCCGTCGGGGTCGCGCTGGTGGTGATGGGCTTCGGGCTGCCCGGCAACCCGCTGCTCGTGCTGATCGCGGCGCTCGGCGGGGCGGCCGTGTTCGCGCTGCTGTCGATGGCGATCTCCGGATTGAGCTCGTCGGGTGAGTTGGCGCAGCTGGCGACCGTACCGGTGATGCTCGTCTGTCTGATCCTCTCCCCGGTGATCGTGCCGGCCGACGTCTTCCCGGACCGGCTCCAGCAGGTCGCCGACTTCCTGCCGCTGACCGCGGTGGCCGACCTGGTGCGGGCCGGATACGGTGCCTCCTTCGAATGGGCGTCGCTGGGTCTGCTGGCCGCCTGGGTGGCCGTAGCCGCGGTCCTGGCCCGGCGGTTCTTCCGCTGGGACCCGCGGCGCGGCTGA
- a CDS encoding sensor histidine kinase: MSGAIHRAQRITMWSLSFSLILAWFGALAGLSLYATENQLSAPRLTIAFAAMLVFTWSMVRLLRAVSIFWPRLARRSRIDTVISGAAVLTILLAQDANPAGWGMIAIAWISLVTVRASRLMTILLALGTAVVGIGIGLLNPGPQALPIGAYAVIYGVMCLTLPWANKLWIWILDLAEQAHHSKDAEARLAVTEERLRFARDLHDLVGHSLSVIAVKSELAGKLTGIDTDRAAAQMAEVRALAQDSLRQIRSAVRGYRILDLASEIASVQAILEADGIRCKVDLPEGAVDPEAAGPFAWVVRESATNILRHSSASWCTVTLFAADGSAVLEVVNDGAGPAVDQGGTGLAGLAERLTAVGGTLTAQPTGDGRFLVRATAPSGVAA, translated from the coding sequence ATGAGCGGCGCGATCCATCGGGCCCAGCGGATCACCATGTGGAGCCTGAGCTTCAGCCTGATCCTGGCCTGGTTCGGTGCGCTGGCCGGCCTCAGCCTCTACGCGACCGAGAACCAATTGTCGGCGCCCCGGCTGACCATCGCGTTCGCGGCGATGCTGGTCTTCACCTGGTCGATGGTCCGGCTGCTCCGGGCAGTGTCGATCTTCTGGCCGCGGTTGGCCCGCCGCAGCCGGATCGACACCGTGATCTCCGGGGCGGCCGTCCTCACCATCCTGCTGGCCCAGGACGCCAACCCGGCCGGCTGGGGCATGATCGCGATCGCCTGGATCAGCCTGGTCACGGTCCGAGCCAGCCGGCTCATGACGATCCTGCTGGCGCTCGGCACCGCCGTCGTCGGCATCGGGATCGGGCTCCTCAACCCGGGTCCGCAGGCCCTGCCGATCGGCGCCTACGCGGTCATCTACGGCGTCATGTGCCTGACCCTGCCGTGGGCGAACAAGCTGTGGATCTGGATCCTCGACCTCGCCGAGCAGGCCCACCACAGCAAGGACGCCGAGGCCCGGCTCGCCGTCACCGAGGAACGGCTACGGTTCGCCCGTGACCTGCACGACCTGGTCGGCCACAGCCTGTCGGTGATCGCCGTGAAGAGCGAACTGGCCGGCAAGCTCACCGGCATCGACACCGACCGGGCCGCCGCGCAGATGGCCGAGGTGCGGGCGCTGGCCCAGGACAGCCTGCGGCAGATCCGGTCGGCGGTCCGCGGATACCGGATCCTCGACCTGGCCTCCGAGATCGCCAGTGTGCAGGCCATCCTGGAGGCCGACGGCATCCGCTGCAAGGTCGACCTGCCGGAGGGCGCCGTCGACCCGGAGGCGGCCGGGCCGTTCGCCTGGGTGGTCCGGGAGAGTGCCACGAACATCCTGCGGCACAGTTCGGCCAGCTGGTGCACGGTCACCCTGTTCGCGGCCGACGGGTCCGCGGTCCTCGAAGTGGTCAACGACGGCGCCGGCCCGGCCGTCGATCAGGGCGGCACCGGCCTGGCCGGTCTCGCCGAACGTCTCACCGCCGTCGGCGGTACCCTCACCGCCCAGCCCACCGGCGACGGCCGCTTCCTGGTCCGCGCCACCGCACCGTCCGGGGTCGCCGCATGA
- a CDS encoding response regulator transcription factor, whose translation MIRVLLADDQHLIREALAMMLEFEEDLTVVAQCGRGDDVIPAVTAHDPDVIVLDIEMPGLDGLTVAERLPGRAMLILSTFARPGYLRRAIAAGVRGFIPKDASSAELAEAIRRIHAGGRYLDPELAASAMMAGESPLTDRERDTLSLAASGASVADIATRLHLTEGTVRNYLSNAMTKLGAPNRLTAIHQAQRMGWI comes from the coding sequence ATGATCCGTGTTCTGCTCGCCGATGATCAGCACCTCATCCGGGAGGCGCTGGCCATGATGCTGGAGTTCGAGGAGGACCTGACGGTGGTCGCCCAGTGCGGCCGGGGCGACGACGTGATCCCGGCCGTCACCGCCCACGACCCGGACGTGATCGTGCTGGACATCGAGATGCCCGGTCTCGACGGGCTCACCGTCGCCGAACGGCTCCCCGGCCGGGCCATGCTCATCCTCAGCACGTTCGCCCGGCCCGGCTACCTGCGCCGGGCCATCGCGGCCGGGGTGCGCGGCTTCATCCCGAAGGACGCCTCCAGCGCCGAACTCGCCGAAGCCATCCGCCGCATCCACGCGGGCGGCCGCTACCTCGACCCGGAGCTCGCCGCCTCGGCCATGATGGCCGGCGAAAGCCCGCTCACCGACCGCGAACGCGACACCCTCTCCCTCGCCGCCTCCGGCGCCTCGGTCGCCGACATCGCGACCCGGCTGCACCTCACCGAGGGCACGGTCCGCAACTATCTCTCGAACGCGATGACCAAACTCGGTGCGCCCAACCGGCTGACCGCGATCCACCAGGCTCAACGCATGGGATGGATCTGA
- a CDS encoding molybdopterin oxidoreductase family protein, with amino-acid sequence MRTAYRTCPFCEAACGLELTVDGDRVTAARGDREHVFSHGFVCPKGATFAQLTHDPDRLRQPLVNGREASWDEAFDAVRAGLRPILERYGPNALAVYLGNPNAHTMSGGLYVTPLLRALGSRNVYSASTVDQMPKHVSCGYLFGNPLIIPVPDVDRTDFMLILGANPWESNGSLATAADFPGRLKALQARGGRFVVVDPRRTVTASHADEHLFIRPGADAFLLFGIVHTLFAEGLVDLGDISGHVSGISAVRELAADFAPETVAAACGIPADRIRGLARELAAAPTAAVYGRIGTCTVEFGTIASWLVDVINILTGNLDRPGGVMFPLAPHLSDEAKRGKGFRVGRWHSRVRGLPEVKGELPVATLADEIETPGDEQVRALLTIAGNPVLSTPNSGRLDRAVAGLDFMVSVDPYLNETTRHADVVLPPTDAARKGHYDFSFLALSVRNFAAYSPPVLPPDPAVPDECDILARLTLMVSGQPDGDPALLHDFLLQQALAKAPAELHDQITGDHPAERLLDVALRTGAYGLSLQQLIDHPHGIDLGPLRPRIPSVLRTPSGTVELVVPALVEETARLHAALTRRHDELVLVGRRHLRSNNSWMHNVPALIKGRDRCTLQVHPADADRLSLTDGEPAQVTSRAGSLTVQVEVTDRVMPGVVSLPHGWGHDAPGTRLSVAATSPGVNSNILTDELIIDPLSGNSVLNGIPVELKPA; translated from the coding sequence ATGCGAACCGCGTACCGGACATGCCCGTTCTGTGAGGCCGCCTGCGGTCTCGAACTGACCGTCGACGGCGACCGGGTGACCGCCGCCCGCGGCGACCGCGAGCACGTCTTCAGCCACGGCTTCGTCTGTCCCAAGGGCGCGACGTTCGCGCAGCTCACCCACGATCCGGACCGCCTTCGGCAGCCGTTGGTCAACGGCCGCGAGGCCTCCTGGGACGAGGCCTTCGACGCGGTCCGGGCAGGCCTTCGTCCGATTCTCGAGCGGTACGGGCCGAACGCGCTCGCCGTCTATCTCGGCAACCCCAACGCGCACACCATGTCGGGCGGGCTCTACGTCACTCCGCTGCTGCGTGCGCTCGGCAGCCGCAACGTCTACTCGGCGAGCACCGTCGACCAGATGCCGAAACACGTGTCGTGCGGGTACCTGTTCGGCAATCCGCTGATCATTCCGGTGCCGGACGTGGACCGTACCGACTTCATGCTGATCCTCGGCGCCAACCCGTGGGAGTCGAACGGCAGCCTGGCCACCGCCGCCGACTTCCCCGGCCGGCTCAAGGCGTTGCAGGCCCGCGGCGGCCGTTTCGTGGTCGTCGACCCGCGTCGCACGGTGACCGCCTCGCACGCCGACGAGCACCTGTTCATCCGGCCCGGTGCTGACGCGTTCCTGCTGTTCGGCATCGTGCACACGCTGTTCGCCGAGGGCCTGGTCGATCTGGGTGACATCAGCGGGCACGTCAGCGGGATCTCCGCGGTGCGGGAGCTCGCCGCCGACTTCGCCCCGGAGACCGTCGCCGCGGCCTGCGGGATTCCGGCCGACCGGATCCGTGGCCTGGCCCGGGAGTTGGCCGCCGCTCCGACCGCGGCCGTCTACGGACGGATCGGCACGTGCACGGTCGAGTTCGGCACCATCGCGAGCTGGCTGGTCGACGTGATCAACATTCTGACCGGCAACCTGGACCGGCCCGGCGGTGTCATGTTCCCGCTCGCCCCGCACCTCTCCGACGAGGCGAAACGCGGCAAGGGGTTCCGGGTCGGGCGCTGGCACAGCCGGGTCCGCGGGCTGCCCGAGGTGAAGGGCGAGCTTCCGGTCGCCACCCTGGCCGACGAGATCGAGACACCGGGTGACGAGCAGGTCCGCGCGCTGCTCACGATCGCCGGGAACCCGGTGCTGTCCACTCCGAACAGCGGCCGGCTGGACCGTGCCGTGGCCGGGCTGGACTTCATGGTCAGCGTGGACCCGTATCTGAACGAGACCACCAGACACGCCGACGTGGTGCTGCCGCCGACCGACGCCGCCCGCAAGGGCCACTACGACTTCTCGTTCCTGGCGCTGTCGGTGCGCAACTTCGCGGCGTACTCCCCGCCGGTCCTGCCGCCCGACCCGGCGGTTCCCGACGAGTGCGACATCCTCGCCCGGCTCACCCTGATGGTCTCCGGGCAGCCCGACGGCGATCCGGCACTGCTGCACGACTTCCTGCTTCAGCAGGCCCTGGCCAAGGCGCCGGCCGAACTGCACGACCAGATCACCGGTGATCATCCGGCCGAGCGGCTCCTCGACGTGGCTCTGCGCACCGGGGCGTACGGGCTGAGCCTCCAGCAGCTCATCGACCACCCGCACGGTATCGACCTCGGCCCGCTGCGGCCGCGGATCCCGTCGGTGCTGCGTACCCCGTCCGGGACCGTCGAGCTCGTGGTGCCCGCACTGGTCGAGGAGACCGCCCGCCTGCATGCCGCGCTCACCCGTCGGCACGACGAGCTGGTCCTCGTCGGCCGTCGCCACCTGCGTTCCAACAACAGCTGGATGCACAACGTCCCGGCCCTGATCAAGGGTCGGGACCGGTGCACGCTGCAGGTTCACCCGGCCGACGCCGACCGGCTGTCGCTCACCGACGGGGAGCCCGCCCAGGTCACCTCGCGGGCCGGTTCGCTCACCGTCCAGGTCGAGGTCACCGACCGGGTGATGCCCGGTGTCGTCAGCCTGCCGCACGGCTGGGGTCACGACGCCCCCGGCACGCGGCTCTCGGTCGCCGCCACCAGTCCGGGCGTCAACTCCAACATCCTCACCGACGAGCTGATCATCGACCCGCTCTCCGGTAACAGCGTCCTCAACGGCATCCCGGTCGAACTGAAACCGGCGTAG
- a CDS encoding RNA polymerase sigma factor — MNVDSRRARFETLAPAVIDAVRRYLARRTDPATADDVLSETLLICWRRFDEMPAEHLPWAYGVARLCLANAERGQRRQFRLLARISRLDPPPQTVDGPAPADDDLAAALRRLRPEEAEILRLWAWEDLTPAGIAVVLGITANAASIRLHRAKEKLRKTMTVPGHEESTEGSRP, encoded by the coding sequence GTGAACGTCGACTCGCGCCGGGCGCGGTTCGAGACCCTGGCGCCGGCGGTGATCGACGCCGTCCGGCGCTACCTGGCCCGGCGCACCGACCCGGCGACCGCCGACGACGTGCTCTCCGAGACGCTGCTGATCTGCTGGCGAAGGTTCGACGAGATGCCCGCCGAACACCTGCCCTGGGCGTACGGGGTGGCCCGCCTCTGCCTGGCCAACGCCGAACGCGGGCAGCGCCGCCAGTTCCGGTTGCTCGCCCGGATCTCCCGGCTCGACCCGCCACCGCAGACCGTCGACGGCCCGGCACCCGCCGACGACGACCTGGCCGCGGCACTGCGCCGGCTACGGCCCGAGGAGGCGGAGATCCTGCGCCTGTGGGCGTGGGAGGACCTGACCCCGGCCGGGATCGCCGTCGTCCTCGGGATCACCGCGAACGCCGCGTCGATCCGCCTGCACCGGGCCAAGGAGAAACTGCGAAAGACCATGACCGTTCCCGGACATGAGGAGTCGACAGAGGGGAGCCGGCCGTGA
- a CDS encoding DUF3159 domain-containing protein has product MAQPETLAELLNGRRAAVDASLPAVGFVVGWLAFGDSIWAGAIAAVVVAVGLSVWRLRKGDKPRAVLIGLLVVCVAALIALYTGKAENFFLLQLLSNGASALVWIISIVVRWPLLGVVVGTVLGQRTRWRRDPALLKAYSRGSWVWVVQYVIRVAVFLPLYQAGYLAALGTARVVLSGPLVAACLAVSWWVIRRNLPADHPGLRHPVIDEPAQKAAS; this is encoded by the coding sequence ATGGCGCAACCGGAAACGCTGGCGGAGTTGCTGAACGGGCGGCGCGCCGCGGTGGACGCGTCGTTGCCCGCGGTCGGGTTCGTGGTGGGCTGGCTCGCCTTCGGGGATTCGATCTGGGCCGGTGCGATCGCCGCGGTGGTCGTCGCGGTCGGGCTGTCGGTCTGGCGGCTGCGTAAAGGTGACAAACCGCGGGCCGTTCTGATCGGGCTCCTCGTGGTGTGTGTCGCCGCGCTGATCGCCCTTTACACCGGCAAGGCGGAGAATTTCTTCCTGCTGCAGCTGCTCAGCAACGGCGCCAGCGCTCTCGTCTGGATCATCAGCATCGTCGTCAGGTGGCCGCTGCTCGGCGTCGTGGTCGGTACCGTGCTCGGCCAGCGGACCCGGTGGCGACGTGACCCCGCGCTGCTCAAAGCCTATTCGCGGGGCAGTTGGGTGTGGGTCGTGCAGTATGTGATCCGGGTGGCCGTGTTCCTGCCGCTCTATCAGGCCGGATATCTGGCGGCGCTGGGCACCGCGCGAGTCGTGCTGTCCGGGCCGCTGGTCGCGGCATGCCTGGCGGTGAGCTGGTGGGTGATCCGCCGCAACCTGCCGGCGGACCACCCGGGCCTGCGTCACCCGGTCATCGACGAACCGGCCCAAAAGGCCGCCTCGTAG
- a CDS encoding S8 family serine peptidase, with product MTDHNSAVPVGSRRERYLVAPLGAPPDADRFFAQLGEDSATTVHRVVTSAPSFAVVEMDADRAAMLTASGAAHVEPDLPLRYAGPMPDPSVSPPGAGARVPFLVTGSDGRPLEGAEVYLTNETFLLRGVTGADGTVTIDTPAGVLHALDGVHVKPRQDYWAVWLGRPALTVDAPNLVTCPSFAETFPGFPQRPLDGWARRAMRFDALPPTFRGDGVRIAIVDSGASVEHPDLAGRVVGERDQWEDPVGHGTHVAGIIGGADDGHGIVGVVPEAVLHACRILPGGRFSDLIEAIDRCIAEHIDVINLSLGNAQPSPLVARKIEQARQAGIACVAAAGSTGGPVMFPASLPTVLAVAAVGRLGDYPPESYHATRVYGVPTVDGYFSASFTCHGPEVDVCAPGVAIVSSVPASGYAAWDGTSFAAPYVTGLAALLLAHHPDFRGRFAGRDSSRVDRLFDLIRTSCRPLALGDPTRSGAGLPDAVAALGLVPPVTTSPPAHPILAELWTMMAQSGLIPVSVPTVGHPHFAQLGAPLPTGMGAPMATGIGAPMPAGMGASMAAGMGAAMGASMGAGLAAGMGGPFGGQPGGLMGGHPSAPMGGRSGHPDTSAPMGYPGHFDGSDPVRDGDQNRPSRITLTAPAGEPLDPLRAAMRSAGLLPKNR from the coding sequence ATGACCGACCACAACTCCGCCGTCCCGGTCGGCTCGCGGCGCGAGCGCTACCTGGTGGCGCCGCTCGGCGCCCCGCCCGACGCCGACCGCTTCTTCGCCCAGCTCGGTGAGGACTCCGCCACCACCGTGCATCGCGTCGTCACCTCCGCGCCCAGTTTCGCCGTGGTGGAGATGGACGCCGACCGGGCCGCCATGCTGACCGCCTCCGGCGCCGCCCACGTCGAACCGGACCTGCCGCTGCGTTACGCCGGCCCGATGCCCGACCCGTCGGTGTCGCCGCCCGGCGCGGGAGCCCGCGTCCCGTTCCTGGTCACCGGCAGCGACGGCCGTCCCCTGGAGGGCGCCGAGGTCTACCTGACCAACGAGACGTTCCTGCTGCGCGGTGTGACCGGCGCGGACGGGACCGTCACCATCGACACCCCGGCCGGGGTGCTGCACGCCCTCGACGGGGTGCACGTCAAACCCCGCCAGGACTACTGGGCGGTATGGCTGGGCCGGCCCGCCCTCACCGTCGACGCCCCCAACCTGGTGACCTGCCCGTCGTTCGCCGAGACGTTCCCGGGTTTCCCGCAGCGGCCGTTGGACGGCTGGGCCCGCCGGGCCATGCGGTTCGACGCGCTGCCGCCGACGTTCCGCGGTGACGGGGTGCGGATCGCGATCGTCGACTCCGGTGCCTCCGTCGAGCATCCCGACCTGGCCGGCCGGGTCGTCGGCGAACGCGACCAGTGGGAGGACCCGGTCGGGCACGGCACCCATGTCGCCGGGATCATCGGCGGCGCCGACGACGGGCACGGCATCGTCGGGGTGGTGCCGGAGGCGGTACTGCACGCGTGCCGGATCCTGCCCGGCGGCCGGTTCAGCGACCTGATCGAGGCGATCGACAGGTGCATCGCCGAACACATCGACGTGATCAACCTCAGCCTCGGCAACGCGCAGCCGTCCCCGCTGGTGGCCCGCAAGATCGAACAGGCCCGCCAGGCCGGGATCGCCTGCGTGGCGGCGGCCGGCAGCACCGGCGGCCCGGTGATGTTCCCGGCCTCGCTGCCCACGGTGCTGGCGGTCGCGGCGGTCGGCCGGCTCGGCGACTATCCGCCGGAGAGCTATCACGCCACCCGGGTGTACGGGGTACCGACCGTCGACGGCTATTTCTCCGCCTCGTTCACCTGCCACGGGCCTGAGGTCGACGTGTGTGCGCCGGGTGTCGCGATCGTGTCGTCGGTGCCGGCGTCCGGGTATGCGGCCTGGGACGGAACGTCGTTCGCGGCGCCCTATGTGACGGGGCTCGCCGCCCTGCTGCTGGCCCACCACCCGGACTTCCGGGGCCGGTTCGCCGGTCGGGACAGCAGCCGAGTCGACCGCCTCTTCGATTTGATCAGGACCAGTTGCCGCCCACTGGCCCTCGGCGACCCGACCCGGAGCGGCGCCGGCCTGCCCGACGCGGTGGCCGCCCTGGGCCTGGTCCCGCCGGTGACGACGAGCCCGCCCGCACACCCGATCCTCGCCGAACTCTGGACCATGATGGCCCAGTCCGGCCTCATCCCGGTCTCCGTCCCCACCGTGGGCCACCCCCACTTCGCCCAGCTGGGAGCCCCGCTCCCCACCGGCATGGGCGCTCCGATGGCCACCGGGATCGGCGCTCCGATGCCCGCTGGCATGGGGGCTTCGATGGCCGCCGGGATGGGCGCTGCGATGGGCGCGTCGATGGGCGCCGGGCTGGCTGCCGGGATGGGCGGGCCGTTCGGGGGTCAACCGGGCGGTCTGATGGGTGGCCACCCGAGTGCGCCGATGGGCGGCCGGTCGGGCCACCCCGACACGAGCGCACCGATGGGATATCCAGGACATTTCGACGGTTCCGATCCGGTGCGGGACGGCGACCAGAACAGGCCCAGCCGGATCACGCTGACCGCCCCGGCCGGTGAGCCACTCGACCCGCTACGGGCCGCCATGCGTTCCGCCGGCCTCCTCCCTAAGAACCGCTGA